The Streptomyces sp. NBC_00224 genome contains the following window.
GCCATGCCGTGCACGGTCAGGGTGGTGGTGCCGACGCCGTCGACCCGTACGCCGAGCGCCTCCAGGAAGAAGCAGAGGTCCTGGACCATGTAGTTGGAGGAGGCGTTGCGGATGACGGTGACGCCGTCGTGGCGGGCGGCGGCCAGCAGCGCGTTCTCGGTCACCGTGTCGCCGCGCTCGGTCAGCACGATCGGGCGGTCCGGGGCGGTCCGCGTCACCTCGGCGTGGTAGATGCCCTCGGTGGCCGTGATGTCCAGGCCGAAGCGGCGCAGGGCGATCATGTGCGGCTCGATGGTGCGCGTACCGAGGTCGCAGCCGCCCGCGTACGGCAGCCGGAAGCGGTCCATGCGGTGCAGCAGCGGGCCGAGGAACATGATGATGGACCGGGTCCGGCGGGCGGCCTCCGCGTCCATGCCGTCCATGTCGAGCTCGGCCGGGGGCACGATCTCCAGGTCGACGCCGTCGTTGATCCAGCGGGTGCGCACCCCGATGGAGTTGAGGACCTCCAGGAGGCGGAAGACCTCTTCGATACGGGCCACCCGGCGCAGCACCGTACGGCCCTTGTTGAGGAGCGAGCCGCAGAGCAGCGCCACGCAGGCGTTCTTGCTCGTCTTGACGTCGATGGAGCCGGAGAGCCGGCGACGGCCGACCACCCGCAGATGCATGGGCCCGGCGTAGCCGAGCGAGACGATCTCGCTGTCGAGTGCTTCGCCGATACGGGCGATCATCTCAAGGCTGATGTTCTGGTTCCCGCGCTCGATACGGTTCACGGCGCTCTGGCTCGTGCCCAGAGCCTCGGCCAACTGCGTCTGTGTCCAGCCCCGGTGCTGCCGGGCGTCACGGATGAGCTTGCCGATGCGTACGAGGTAGTCGTCTGACATGGCGGCAGGTTATCTCACATATGAGATGAGATTCCTGTTGGGGTGCGCCGTCAGGGTGAGGACTGTGTGAAGCAACGTCAGTTCTGATGGTCGGGCGGTGAGGGTGCCGGGGCAACCGGAGTGCGTCCGTCCGGGGCCCTCCGGGGCAGCCCGCGCGC
Protein-coding sequences here:
- a CDS encoding helix-turn-helix domain-containing protein, producing MSDDYLVRIGKLIRDARQHRGWTQTQLAEALGTSQSAVNRIERGNQNISLEMIARIGEALDSEIVSLGYAGPMHLRVVGRRRLSGSIDVKTSKNACVALLCGSLLNKGRTVLRRVARIEEVFRLLEVLNSIGVRTRWINDGVDLEIVPPAELDMDGMDAEAARRTRSIIMFLGPLLHRMDRFRLPYAGGCDLGTRTIEPHMIALRRFGLDITATEGIYHAEVTRTAPDRPIVLTERGDTVTENALLAAARHDGVTVIRNASSNYMVQDLCFFLEALGVRVDGVGTTTLTVHGMANIDVDVDYSPSEDPVEAMSLLAAAVVTESELTIRRVPIEFLEIELAVLEEMGLDHDRSAEYAADNGRTRLIDLTVRPSKLEAPIDKIHPMPFPGLNIDNVPFFAAIAAVAQGKTLIHDWVYDNRAIYLTDLNRLGGRLQLLDPHRVLVEGPTRWRAAEMMCPPALRPAVVVLLAMMAAEGTSVLRNVYVINRGYEELAERLNSVGAQIEIFRDI